A region of Maribacter algicola DNA encodes the following proteins:
- the fbp gene encoding class 1 fructose-bisphosphatase: MSTNRKQTLGEFIIENQKSFQYSSGELSKLINAIRLAAKVVNHEVNKAGLVDIIGTAGETNIQGENQQKLDVFANEKFIQTLTNREIVCGIASEEEDSFISINSSDENHQNKYVVLIDPLDGSSNIDVNVSVGTIFSIYRRVTPVGTPATLEDFLQPGNQQVAAGYVVYGTSTMIVYTTGDGVNGFTLNPALGTFYLSHPNMTFPETGKIYSVNEGNYVHFSQGVKDFIKYCQMEEGDRPYTSRYIGSLVSDFHRNMIKGGIYMYPKSSVTGNGKLRLLYECNPMAFIAEQANGMAIGGKTRILDIQPTELHQRVPFFCGSRKMVEKLQEFLEKYH; the protein is encoded by the coding sequence ATGTCTACAAACAGAAAACAAACGTTAGGTGAATTTATCATTGAAAACCAGAAATCCTTCCAATATTCCTCTGGGGAGCTTTCCAAATTGATCAACGCCATTCGTTTGGCCGCCAAGGTGGTAAACCACGAAGTAAACAAAGCGGGACTTGTGGATATAATCGGCACCGCCGGTGAAACCAATATACAAGGCGAAAACCAACAGAAATTGGATGTTTTTGCCAATGAAAAGTTCATACAGACCTTAACCAATAGGGAAATTGTTTGCGGTATTGCATCTGAGGAAGAGGATAGTTTTATTTCGATAAACAGTAGTGATGAAAACCACCAAAATAAATATGTGGTACTCATTGACCCTTTGGACGGTTCATCAAATATAGATGTCAATGTATCCGTAGGTACCATCTTTTCCATATACAGAAGGGTGACACCGGTAGGCACCCCAGCAACTCTTGAGGACTTTTTGCAACCTGGAAACCAACAGGTCGCCGCTGGCTATGTTGTGTATGGAACCTCAACCATGATCGTCTACACAACAGGCGATGGTGTCAATGGTTTTACCTTGAATCCCGCATTGGGAACCTTTTATCTTTCGCACCCTAACATGACATTTCCAGAAACGGGAAAAATCTATTCCGTGAACGAAGGGAACTATGTCCACTTTAGTCAAGGTGTGAAGGATTTTATTAAGTATTGTCAAATGGAGGAAGGTGACAGGCCTTACACTTCAAGATATATAGGATCTTTGGTATCGGATTTTCACCGAAATATGATAAAAGGGGGTATCTATATGTATCCTAAGAGTAGTGTTACCGGGAACGGCAAATTGAGATTGCTCTATGAATGCAATCCTATGGCTTTTATAGCCGAGCAAGCAAACGGAATGGCCATTGGCGGTAAAACCAGGATTTTGGACATTCAACCAACAGAATTGCACCAACGGGTCCCTTTTTTCTGCGGCAGCCGAAAAATGGTGGAAAAATTACAGGAATTCTTGGAAAAATATCATTAA
- a CDS encoding tellurite resistance TerB family protein — protein MAIADLYTSGEHRRNLAHFAALATLASVDGEVSTEEKELLDRFATKLDITRAEYDEVLKKENKYPIEAPLDSEKRLERLYDLFRIVYSDHEMDPEEKTLVKKYAIGLGFSGDKADKVIERSVEIFGGKLDFEDYLYLIKK, from the coding sequence ATGGCCATTGCAGATTTATACACCAGTGGAGAGCATAGGAGGAACTTGGCGCATTTTGCAGCTTTGGCAACCCTGGCCTCGGTAGATGGTGAAGTAAGTACTGAGGAGAAAGAGTTGTTGGACCGTTTTGCCACAAAATTGGATATTACCCGTGCCGAATATGATGAGGTACTCAAAAAGGAAAATAAATACCCTATTGAGGCGCCGCTTGATTCCGAGAAACGTTTGGAGCGACTTTATGACCTGTTCCGTATTGTTTACTCTGACCATGAAATGGATCCTGAAGAGAAGACCTTGGTAAAGAAATACGCTATCGGATTAGGATTTAGTGGGGATAAGGCAGATAAGGTTATTGAACGTTCTGTTGAAATTTTTGGTGGGAAGCTTGACTTTGAGGATTATCTTTATTTGATTAAAAAATAA
- a CDS encoding ligase-associated DNA damage response exonuclease yields MKSPLLQFTDKGIYCDKADVYLDPWRPVNKAIITHGHADHSRWGNKEYITHHKNIPIITHRLGTIKTTGFEWGETFFINNVKFSLHPAGHIIGASQVRVEHNGEVWVFTGDYKTEDDGISTPYEPIRCHTFITECTFGLPAFKWLPQQEVLKDINDWWLENKKEGKTSILFGYSLGKAQRLLKYLETDIGTIFTHGAIENMTEVLRPMVSFPPTKLVTKETTKKELLGNIVLAPPSAHGSTWIRKMVPYVTASASGWMTFRGARRRRAIDKGFVLSDHCDWQGLLSSIEATGAEKVICTHGYSDIFSRYLREHGYDARTEATQYEGEQGEMETSKSAVE; encoded by the coding sequence ATGAAATCACCCCTCCTACAATTTACCGATAAAGGAATCTATTGTGACAAAGCAGACGTTTATTTAGACCCTTGGAGACCCGTAAATAAGGCCATCATAACCCATGGCCATGCAGATCACAGTCGATGGGGAAATAAGGAGTATATCACCCATCACAAAAACATTCCCATTATTACACATAGATTGGGTACTATTAAGACTACCGGATTTGAATGGGGCGAGACCTTTTTCATAAACAATGTAAAATTCAGCCTTCATCCTGCGGGACATATCATTGGCGCTTCGCAAGTACGGGTGGAACACAATGGCGAGGTTTGGGTATTTACAGGTGACTACAAGACCGAGGACGACGGAATATCCACGCCCTACGAGCCTATTAGATGCCATACGTTCATAACCGAATGTACCTTTGGTCTCCCCGCCTTTAAATGGCTGCCCCAACAGGAAGTCTTGAAGGATATAAACGATTGGTGGCTGGAGAATAAAAAGGAGGGCAAGACCTCCATACTTTTTGGCTATAGCCTAGGCAAGGCTCAAAGATTGCTAAAGTACTTGGAAACGGATATTGGCACCATTTTTACCCATGGGGCCATTGAAAATATGACGGAAGTCCTAAGGCCGATGGTCTCATTCCCTCCCACCAAATTGGTCACCAAAGAAACCACCAAAAAGGAACTTTTGGGAAACATCGTTTTGGCCCCTCCCAGTGCCCACGGTAGTACTTGGATACGGAAAATGGTTCCCTATGTAACCGCATCGGCCAGTGGATGGATGACCTTTCGTGGTGCCCGACGCAGACGTGCCATCGACAAGGGTTTTGTCCTTAGCGATCATTGTGATTGGCAAGGATTACTTTCCAGTATTGAAGCTACTGGTGCAGAAAAGGTCATTTGTACGCATGGTTATAGCGATATTTTTTCCCGATACCTAAGGGAACATGGTTATGACGCCCGCACCGAAGCAACCCAATACGAAGGCGAACAGGGCGAGATGGAAACCTCAAAATCGGCAGTCGAATGA
- a CDS encoding ATP-dependent DNA ligase, translating into MKRFAQLIKTLDSTNKTTVKVDALTQYFLEANDADKVWTIAILSHRRPPRPVNTTLLREWASELANIPLWLFEESYHIVGDLAETIALVVPSSKSSTEKTLTQFLEEMIALKKKSDLEKKQYLFDNWKVLDYYERFVFTKLITGGFRIGVSQKLMTRALSKATEIDEDILAYKLMGNWDPNKISFQQLILEENKTDYLSKPYPFYLAYALEDDPGSLGDVNEWSIEHKWDGIRSQVVLRNDEIFVWSRGEELVTDKYPEFERFIGKIPNGTVIDGEILPYPKGQIGTFNDLQKRIGRKSVSKSLLAKIPVILKAYDVLEWKGMDVRQKPFSKRRQYLEALFDEVDPTTLSHQKTKIVDENKSGATERIRSEFTERSRSDLPLQLSETMDFGSWQEVAQERDRSREKHSEGLMLKRKDSPYLVGRKKGDWWKWKVDPLTIDAVLTYAMRGHGRRSNLFTDYTFALWDENENGERELVTFAKAYSGLTDAEFRKLDAWIKKNTLERFGPVRSVTPHHVFEIAFEGIALSNRHKSGVATRFPRMLRWRQDKSIHEANSLDDLKKMIP; encoded by the coding sequence ATGAAACGATTTGCGCAACTCATCAAAACGCTGGATAGTACCAACAAGACCACAGTAAAGGTTGATGCCCTCACCCAATACTTTTTGGAGGCAAACGATGCAGATAAAGTTTGGACCATCGCCATCCTATCACACCGCAGGCCTCCCAGACCCGTTAATACGACACTTTTAAGGGAATGGGCATCAGAACTTGCGAACATACCTTTGTGGCTTTTTGAGGAGAGCTATCATATTGTTGGCGACTTGGCCGAAACCATCGCTCTGGTGGTTCCTTCATCAAAATCGTCCACGGAGAAGACCCTTACCCAATTTTTGGAGGAGATGATCGCGCTCAAAAAGAAATCGGACCTTGAAAAAAAGCAATATCTTTTTGACAATTGGAAGGTTTTGGATTACTACGAGCGGTTCGTTTTCACCAAATTGATAACAGGCGGCTTCCGTATTGGGGTAAGTCAAAAATTGATGACTCGGGCACTCTCCAAGGCTACTGAAATTGACGAGGACATTCTGGCTTATAAGTTAATGGGAAATTGGGACCCAAATAAAATCTCCTTTCAACAACTTATTTTGGAAGAGAATAAAACCGACTACCTATCCAAACCCTATCCCTTTTATTTGGCCTATGCACTGGAAGATGACCCTGGAAGTTTGGGTGATGTGAACGAATGGTCCATTGAACACAAATGGGACGGCATACGTTCACAGGTCGTCTTGAGAAACGATGAAATCTTTGTCTGGAGCCGCGGCGAGGAACTGGTTACGGACAAGTACCCGGAGTTTGAACGTTTTATTGGCAAAATACCAAATGGAACAGTCATCGACGGGGAAATCCTGCCGTATCCAAAGGGGCAAATCGGGACATTTAACGACCTTCAAAAACGAATCGGAAGGAAGTCGGTTTCCAAATCCCTTCTCGCAAAAATTCCTGTCATTCTTAAGGCATACGATGTATTGGAATGGAAGGGAATGGATGTACGCCAGAAACCATTTTCCAAACGTAGACAGTATTTAGAGGCCTTGTTTGATGAAGTAGATCCGACAACGCTCAGCCACCAAAAAACTAAAATTGTCGATGAAAACAAAAGTGGGGCCACTGAGCGGATTCGAAGTGAGTTCACTGAGCGGAGTCGAAGTGACTTGCCCCTACAACTCTCGGAAACCATGGATTTTGGTTCTTGGCAAGAGGTTGCCCAAGAAAGGGACCGCTCACGGGAAAAGCACAGTGAGGGTTTGATGCTGAAAAGAAAGGATTCTCCGTATTTGGTTGGACGAAAAAAAGGGGATTGGTGGAAATGGAAGGTGGACCCCTTGACCATTGATGCAGTGCTAACCTATGCCATGCGGGGGCACGGGCGTAGAAGCAATTTGTTTACAGATTATACTTTCGCGCTGTGGGACGAAAATGAGAACGGGGAAAGGGAACTGGTCACCTTTGCCAAGGCTTACTCGGGACTTACGGATGCCGAATTTAGAAAATTGGATGCATGGATCAAGAAAAATACCTTGGAACGTTTTGGTCCGGTACGAAGTGTTACCCCACATCATGTATTTGAAATCGCCTTTGAAGGGATTGCCCTTTCCAACAGGCACAAAAGTGGTGTCGCTACCCGTTTTCCCAGGATGTTACGGTGGCGACAGGATAAAAGTATCCATGAGGCGAATAGCTTGGACGATTTAAAAAAAATGATACCATAA
- a CDS encoding ligase-associated DNA damage response DEXH box helicase yields the protein MNREELFSIAENWFEQQNWSPFPFQKDTWQAFLQGKNGLLNAPTGSGKTYALWFPIVLNYIKKNPDYKTKHKKGLKAVWITPLRALSQEIKQSAERVVTDLGTQMTVGIRSGDTNTKTRAEQKKQMPDLLITTPESLQLLLATKGYDKIFKDCQAIVVDEWHEILGTKRGVQMELALSRLKTISKKLRIWGISATIGNMEQAREVLLGPASKALENSVLIKANLNKKITVKSIIPNKMETFPWRGHLGLHLLEYVVPIIKNSKTTLLFTNTRSQCEIWFQKILEKHPEFAGEIAMHHGSINKETRIWVENAIRNESLKAVVCTSSLDLGVDFAPVETVVQIGGPKGVARFLQRAGRSGHRPGKESVIYFLPTHAIELIEASALQKAVKHNTVEDRIPYLNSYDVLLQYLTTLAISDGFYPKEIFKEVSETFCYQALSEDYWQWLLNFLVMGSQSLQSYDEYKKVEIEEDGRFKVNNRGVAMRHRFQIGTIVGDVNLTVKYQKGGYIGTIEEYFVSKLNKGDIFTFAGRNLEFIRIKDMQVHVKNSKKKTSKVSSWMGSRLTRSAQMSELLRNELYSSSEAMENQSVEIRCLAHIFERQRRESIVPQPNEFLIETFKSRDGYHAVFYPFEGRFVHEAMGSLLGYRISLLSPITFSLAFNDYGFELLSDKPIDMQQVLDNNLFTTDFLLDDLQKSLNATEMARRKFRDIAIISGMVFTGYPNKGIKMKHLQSNSQLLFEVFRDYEPDNLLFQQAFTETFEHQLEEGRLRLSMERIATQKIVWKQCEKATPFAFPLITDRLSRERLSSEKLEDRIRRMAALLMK from the coding sequence ATGAATCGGGAGGAACTATTTAGCATCGCAGAGAATTGGTTCGAGCAGCAAAACTGGTCGCCCTTCCCCTTTCAAAAGGACACCTGGCAAGCATTTTTACAAGGAAAAAATGGCTTACTCAACGCTCCCACAGGAAGTGGGAAGACCTATGCCCTCTGGTTTCCTATCGTTCTAAATTATATCAAGAAAAATCCTGATTATAAGACAAAACATAAAAAAGGGCTCAAAGCCGTTTGGATTACCCCCTTACGGGCACTTTCCCAAGAAATAAAACAATCCGCAGAGCGGGTAGTTACCGATTTGGGCACCCAAATGACCGTGGGAATTCGCTCTGGGGATACCAATACCAAAACTAGGGCAGAGCAAAAAAAACAAATGCCCGATTTACTGATCACCACCCCTGAAAGCTTGCAGCTCCTTCTGGCCACAAAAGGCTATGATAAAATCTTTAAGGACTGCCAAGCCATTGTAGTGGATGAGTGGCATGAAATTTTAGGTACCAAACGGGGAGTACAAATGGAGCTGGCCTTGTCCCGACTCAAAACGATTTCAAAAAAACTTCGTATTTGGGGCATATCGGCCACCATAGGGAATATGGAACAGGCCCGCGAAGTTTTGTTGGGCCCTGCCTCCAAAGCCTTGGAAAATTCGGTCTTGATAAAGGCAAACCTCAACAAAAAAATAACGGTAAAAAGTATCATTCCCAATAAAATGGAGACCTTCCCATGGCGGGGACACCTTGGGCTTCATTTATTGGAATATGTGGTCCCAATAATCAAGAACAGTAAGACTACCCTACTCTTCACCAATACCCGAAGCCAGTGCGAAATTTGGTTTCAAAAGATTCTGGAAAAACATCCGGAGTTTGCCGGCGAAATTGCCATGCACCATGGGAGCATTAACAAGGAAACACGTATTTGGGTAGAGAACGCCATCCGAAACGAAAGCCTTAAAGCGGTGGTATGCACCTCCAGCTTGGACCTTGGGGTAGATTTCGCCCCCGTGGAAACCGTGGTCCAGATTGGCGGGCCCAAAGGGGTAGCACGCTTTCTCCAACGTGCGGGAAGAAGTGGCCACAGACCGGGTAAGGAAAGTGTTATCTATTTTTTGCCCACCCATGCGATTGAACTCATAGAGGCTTCGGCCCTGCAAAAGGCCGTGAAACACAATACGGTCGAGGACCGTATCCCCTATTTGAACAGCTATGACGTCCTATTGCAATATTTAACCACGTTGGCCATTTCCGATGGATTTTATCCGAAGGAGATTTTCAAGGAAGTATCGGAAACCTTTTGTTATCAGGCATTGAGCGAGGATTATTGGCAATGGCTGTTGAATTTTTTGGTCATGGGAAGTCAAAGCTTGCAGTCCTATGATGAATACAAAAAAGTGGAAATTGAGGAGGACGGCAGATTCAAGGTGAACAACAGGGGTGTGGCCATGCGTCACCGTTTTCAAATTGGGACCATTGTAGGGGACGTAAACCTTACCGTAAAATATCAAAAGGGTGGCTACATAGGTACTATTGAGGAATACTTCGTTTCCAAGCTCAACAAGGGCGATATCTTCACTTTTGCTGGCAGGAACCTGGAATTTATCCGAATTAAGGATATGCAGGTGCATGTAAAAAACTCCAAGAAAAAAACCAGTAAGGTCTCCAGTTGGATGGGCAGTAGGTTGACGCGCTCCGCCCAGATGTCGGAATTACTTCGGAACGAATTGTACAGTTCTAGTGAAGCGATGGAAAACCAATCGGTGGAAATCCGATGCTTGGCCCACATTTTTGAAAGACAGCGCAGGGAAAGCATCGTACCCCAACCCAATGAATTCCTCATTGAAACCTTTAAAAGCAGGGATGGTTACCATGCGGTTTTCTATCCTTTTGAAGGACGTTTCGTTCACGAAGCCATGGGAAGTCTTCTGGGATATCGCATCAGTCTGCTCTCCCCCATTACCTTTTCCCTAGCCTTTAACGATTATGGTTTTGAACTACTCTCGGACAAGCCGATAGATATGCAACAGGTTTTGGACAACAACCTTTTTACGACCGATTTTCTTTTGGACGACCTGCAGAAAAGTTTGAATGCCACCGAAATGGCAAGACGAAAGTTCAGGGACATCGCGATTATTAGTGGAATGGTCTTTACCGGCTACCCCAACAAGGGCATTAAAATGAAACACTTGCAAAGTAACTCGCAACTCTTGTTCGAGGTGTTTCGGGATTATGAACCGGACAATCTGCTCTTTCAACAGGCCTTTACCGAAACCTTTGAACACCAGCTGGAAGAAGGTCGTTTGCGACTTTCCATGGAACGCATAGCGACACAAAAAATCGTTTGGAAACAATGCGAAAAGGCCACACCCTTTGCCTTCCCCTTAATCACCGACCGATTGAGCCGTGAGCGACTTTCCAGTGAGAAGTTGGAAGACCGTATTCGTAGAATGGCGGCCTTATTGATGAAATAA
- the pdeM gene encoding ligase-associated DNA damage response endonuclease PdeM, with protein sequence MTYAIQIREESFQLHYSGALFWENESLLMMSDVHLGKISHFRKYGAAVPQHALLRNFETMDTAIAQFDPKHVVFMGDLFHSSLNKEWGLFEEWVGQKKMQLTLVEGNHDIISPVKYEALGIKVTPEFSLGNFFMTHHPEEREGQFNFSGHLHPAVRLTGLGRQSVCLRCFYKSSVQMILPAMGEFTGSHTMAVTKDSEVFAILGDTVLPVQIHKQKSKFQ encoded by the coding sequence ATGACCTATGCCATTCAAATTCGAGAGGAATCCTTCCAATTACATTATTCCGGTGCCTTGTTCTGGGAAAACGAGTCGCTGCTGATGATGAGCGATGTACATTTAGGGAAAATCTCCCATTTTAGAAAATATGGTGCAGCAGTTCCACAACATGCCCTTTTAAGGAATTTTGAAACCATGGACACGGCCATTGCCCAATTTGACCCAAAACACGTGGTATTTATGGGAGACCTATTCCATTCTTCACTGAACAAGGAATGGGGATTATTCGAAGAATGGGTGGGCCAAAAAAAAATGCAACTCACTTTGGTAGAGGGGAATCATGATATTATATCGCCCGTAAAATACGAAGCCCTTGGTATCAAGGTCACGCCCGAGTTTTCATTGGGCAACTTTTTCATGACCCACCACCCGGAGGAGCGGGAAGGCCAATTCAATTTTTCAGGGCATCTACACCCTGCCGTCCGTCTTACCGGGCTTGGTAGGCAATCGGTTTGTTTGCGCTGCTTTTACAAATCCTCCGTACAAATGATATTGCCGGCCATGGGAGAGTTCACGGGTTCCCATACCATGGCAGTTACAAAGGACAGCGAGGTGTTCGCCATTTTGGGGGATACCGTACTGCCCGTACAGATACACAAACAAAAGTCCAAATTTCAATAA